The genomic segment GCAAAATGGTTTCGATGTCCTTGTAGGTGTTCTTGAAGACCAGATCCCGGCTTTTCTCGAGGTGCTCACGCTCCCACGCGTGCTCAAACGTCTTGAAGCGGTCGAGCATGGGAAACAAGCCGAAATTCATCGAGCCCATGTTGAGCGAGGCCACCTCGGGCTTGAAGGTCAAGGCCGGCTGCATGCGCTCTTCGACCGTCATGTGCGGACTGCCCCCCGTGGTCAAGTTGATGACGGCGTTGGTGCTGGCCTTGATTTTTTTCAAAAAAGGCACGAAATACGCCGGGTCTTGGGTGGGGCGACCGTCTTCGGGGTGGCGGGCGTGCAGGTGCAAGATGGCCGCACCCGCCTGGGCGGCGGCAATCGCCGCGTCGGCGATCTCGTCGGCCGTCACCGGCAAATGCGGCGACATGCTGGGCGTGTGGATGGCCCCGGTTGGGGCGCAGGTGATGATGACTTTGCGGCTTTTGCTCATGAACAGACTCCAAAAAGTGGCTGACCCGTGGCCAGCAGAACTCAAAGCGCACCAGCATGCCCGAGCCACCCCCTTCTTGGGGTCACCAAGGCAACACGCGAGAGTCTGGGCCTTGGGGCCCTGCCACGCGCCTGTCATGCCCCTGCCCCAAAATGCTCAGACAGAGCCACTAAACTCGACAGACCCTTTGAGGACACCTCATGCAGCACCTGCCGCCCTTCATCGCCCCTTCCGAGCACCATGATGCCGAGAGCGCTTTGGCGCAAATCCAGCGCATCTACCAACACAGCGTGAACCACCTGCGCCAGGCCATGCGTGA from the Limnohabitans sp. 2KL-27 genome contains:
- a CDS encoding 3-keto-5-aminohexanoate cleavage protein; this translates as MSKSRKVIITCAPTGAIHTPSMSPHLPVTADEIADAAIAAAQAGAAILHLHARHPEDGRPTQDPAYFVPFLKKIKASTNAVINLTTGGSPHMTVEERMQPALTFKPEVASLNMGSMNFGLFPMLDRFKTFEHAWEREHLEKSRDLVFKNTYKDIETILRLGTENGTRFEFECYDISHLYNLAHFRDRGLVKGPLFVQSVFGILGGIGPHPEDLMHMRRTADRLFGNDYQWSILGAGKGQIALASIGAAMGSNVRVGLEDSLWIGPGKLAESSAQQVQRIRTVLEALNLEIATPDEARSMLALKGGDRVNF